TCAAGTATTCTCGCCACTGGATCCATCCGCCGATACTGCCAGCCCTGGGCTTGGAGTGAGTAGGGTGCCGCCGCGCTGTGCGCAACCTTGTCTGCTCCCCCGGGCTCCACCCAGCTGTGGACGAAGTAAGGCCCGACACCGACGCCTCAAGAAAGGTGCCCCAACACTGGACCCAGGAAGTGAGCGAGAACGCGTCATCCTTCCGAGACAGCACCCCGCTGGCGGTGCTGCGGTGCGGTCCGGGAGGGTTGAGGCGGTCTCGGGCAGGAACGGGAGGCGGCCTAAGAGGGTGGGGGCGGTCTCCGGCAGGAACGGGAGGCTGCCTCGGCAGGGATGAGGCCCAGGCCGTGGACCCTTGCTCAGGCCAGCCTTACAGACACGGTCGCTGAGAGAACTACAAGACCTCGCGACTAAATGCGCCACGGTATTCGAGCACCGTGCCGAGCACCGGGTTTCGCACCTCGGCTCGCACCGTGTTTCGTTGGGCATCGTCGTCGAACCCGTCAATCACTTCTGCACGCACTGATGCAAAGGCTGGCAGTCGTATCCGCAGCGGCCCAAACAGCAACCACGCCCGCTCCGAGGACAACCGGAGGAAACCCGACTCGGTTACCGAGCACCTGAGTTCAAGCTCGACGCGGCGCGACGCCCCCACTCGATTTCTGAGCCGGCCCGGACGAGGGCTCGGAAGCAGCACATCGGCAAAGCGCTGGGGCCCGGGCCGAAACATGAAGATTCGTTCAGACTTGAGGCCGAGGCCGGCAGCATCTTCCACCGCAATCGTGTTCTCAACGCGGAACGGCACGTTCCGTTCGTAACGGGTGACGAAAAGGTCGGGTCCAACGAACGGCCGGGCCAACAGATTCAGCCGACCGTAGCGGCTGCCAGCCACAGTGAACTCGCCCTCGACAACGACCGTTGAACCGATGGTTCCCCCTCCAGCGACGTACTTCAGCACTTCAGGGTGAAGCTTACGAGCTTCGTCGCCTAGGGCCTGCAGGAAGACAGAGCCGCCGGGCACGGGGTCGCCGGCGTGGAGTAGTTCGCCTCGCCCCCTGGTCACCGTGATCGCCTCATCGTCCGCATAGCTCCAGGCTAATACCTCTGCGCCCCCGCCCTCCACACGCAAAGAAGCCCCTCTCCCGAAGGAGAGGGGCTTCCCAGAGTCATAGGCGATCAGCCAAGCCGATCACAGACCGAACTTAGCGGCGCAGACCGAGGCGCTCGATGAGCGCACGGTAACGGGCAATGTCCGTCTTCTGGAGGTAAGCCAGGAGGCGGCGACGCTGACCCACGAGGAGGAGCAGACCACGACGCGAGTGGTGATCGTGCTTGTGCTCCTTGAGGTGCTCGGTCAGATCCTTGATACGACGCGACAGCAGCGCTACCTGGACCTCGGGGGATCCGGTGTCGCCAGCAGTAGTCGCGTACTCTTCGATGATCGCCTTCTTGACATCTGTGGGCAATGACATAGGTGATCCCCTTTCTCCAGTTGCGCGGCGCCTTCAGCAGGATGCTTGGGCTCTCTGTATCCGCGGCCGATCGAACGGCAACCTCACAAGCTTAGCACCGATTGCCGGCGGCGGCCACACGTGTTGAGTCGGCAGCGGCGGGTCTCCCCCGAAACACCTGGGAAACAAAGAAGTGACTGAACCGTCGCATACGAGAAACGGTTGCGAAACCGGAGGCGCGCAGACTTGGCAGCACCCAGCCGCACCGGCGCGCGGGGCGACTTTCGGCCAGTGGCGGCCGAGCAGAGGAGAGAACCATGGAAGCAACAGATGTGTGGACGCTCGCGAGCTCCGCGCTCGTACTCATCATGACGCCAGGCCTTGCGCTGTTCTACGGCGGCCTCGTCCGGGTGCGATCGGTCGTGAACATGATGCTGTTCAGCGTGAGCGCGATGGGAGTTGTGGGAGTCCTCTGGATCCTGTTCGGGTACAGCATGAGCGTCTTCGGCGAGGGCGACGGATGGTTCGCCGGGAACCCGCTTCGAGACTTCGGACTCATGAACTCCGACCCTGGCGAGTTCATCGGGGTCGGCTTTGGCGCGGTGTTCGCGATGATCACTACGGCACTCATCTCGGGCGCCATCGCCGACCGTGTCGGCCTCGGCTCATGGGTGCTCTTCGCCGGCGTGTGGGCGACGCTCGTCTACTTCCCAGTCGCGGCGTGGGTGTGGGGCGGCGGCTGGATTGCTCAGCTCGGAACCTGGCTCGGCACTCCCGACGTCATTGATCTTGCTGGTGGCACGGCGATCCACATCAACGCTGGCGCGGCCGCACTCGCGCTTGCGCTCATCGTGGGCAAGCGTCACGACTTCGCGCCCGGCGCCCACAGGCCGCACTCGATCCCGCTCGTGACGATCGGGGCGGCGCTGCTGTGGTTCGGTTGGATCGGCTTCAATGCGGGCCTCGCGGGCGATGCCGCAACCGCCGGCCTCATCCTCGTGAACACACTCGGCGCTCCCGCCGCCGCGATCCTCGGTTGGCTGGCAACTGACGCTCTGCGCGGCCGCAAGCCTGGGGTCATTGGCGCAGCGTCGGGTGCGGTCGCTGGCCTCGTCGCGATCACACCGGCCGCGGCGAACCTCGCCCCGGGGTTCGCGCTGCTCCTCGGTTTGCTCGCGGGCGCGGCCTGCGCATTCGCGATCGAGTGGAAGTTTCGCCTCGGGTTCGACGACTCCCTTGACGTTGTCGGCCTGCACCTCGTCGCGGGTGTGCTGGGAACCGTGTACCTCGGTTTCTTCGCGTTCGACGACGGCCTATTCACTGGTGGAGACGCTGGCCTCCTACTCGTACAGGTGATTTCGGTGCTCGGAGTGGTGATCTACTCATTCGGGGCGTCGCTGCTCATCGCATTGGCGGTCAAGCTCACGACCGGCCTCAGGGTGCCAGCTGAGGTCGAGGAGCGTGGTATCGACGCCGCCATCCACGGCGAGGAAGCGTACGCGTTCGATCAGGATCAGCGCGCCTAGCGCGCAGCGCACGCGGTACGTAGCCAGACTGCACCGTGCGGGAGAGTCAGCGTCGCGCTCTCCCGCACGGGCTTCTGCCGGGGCCGCTAGGCTCTGAATCATGACTGATTCGGTTGATGTTGCAGCTCTGGCCGAGATCGCGGGCTCGCTCGCTCGCGAGGTTGGCGAGGGCGTTCGTGCACAGCGCGCCGTGGGCGTCACGGTCGCGCAGACCAAGTCGAGCCTCACTGACGTCGTGACTGCGGCCGACCAGGAGGCCGAGCGTCTCTTGGCGGCCGGCCTGCGGCGGCTGCGGCCTCACGATGGGCTGCTCGGCGAAGAAGGAGCGAGCACCGCCGGTACCACTGGCGTGACCTGGGTCGTTGACCCGATCGACGGCACGGTGAACTATCTCTACGATCTGCCCGCCTACGCCGTGAGCGTTGCAGCGACTGTCGAAGACGGCGCGCCTGGGACGATGTCTGACGGCCGCCGAGCTGTCGCCGGCGCCGTGTACGTGCCGTCGTCTGGTGAGCTGTTCACGGCGTGGGACGGCGGCGGCGCGTATCTTGACGGCGAGCGACTGTCGGGCCCCACTGACACCGAGCTCGGCAGCACACTGCTCGCGACTGGCTTCGGGTACACCGTCGAGCGCCGCACGGAGCAGGCTGAAGTGCTCCGTCATGTCCTCCCGAGGGTTCGTGACATCCGCCGCATGGGTTCTGCCGCTGTTGACCTGTGCATGCTTGCAGCTGGCAGGCTCGATGCCTACTACGAGCGGGGCCTGCAGCCGTGGGACTACGCGGCTGCGGCGCTCATCGCGCGCGAGGCCGGCGTAGTCGTTCGCGGGCTCGGCGACAACCGTGCGGGTGAGGAACTCCTCATTGCTGGCGCCCGGGGAGTTTCTGCGGAACTCGCGACACTCATCGCGGAGGCCTACCGCCGCCTGTAGCCGTCTGAGATGATGTGGATGAGTTGACCCCATGCATTTCAAAGGAGAAAGTCATGCGCAACGCCCCAACCGATCCCGTGATCGCGGAGCTTGTTCGTCGGGCCAGGAGCACGCAGCTCACTCGGCGCCGCCTGCTTCAAGGCCTCGGCCTCGGTGCGGCTGCGGCCGGCACCGCCTCACTCGCGGCTTGCGCGCCAAGTGGGCCTGCCCACGGCGACGGTTCGGCGGGCAAGTTGCGTTGGGCGAGCTGGACGTACTACCTCGACTTTGATGAGGAGACGCAAGACTTCACGAGCCTGAGCGAGTTCATGGAGCAGTCGAACATCGACGTCGAGTACTTCGAGGACATTGACGACAACAAGATGTTCATGGCGAAGGTCAAGGACCAGTTGAAGCTCGACCAAGACACGGGCTACGACCTGTTCACGCTCACAGACTCATCGCTCATTCGCCTCTGGGAGCAAGAGCAGCTCACTGCCTTCGACCGCGCGCTCATGCCGAATGTTGACGCACAGATGATCGACATGGTGAAGCACTCGTCGTTCGATCCGAGGCGGGAGTGGTCGATCCCCTACCAGGCGGGTATGACCGGCCTCGTCTATAACGCCGAGCTCTACCCGAAAGGTGTCGCCTCGGTGAGCGACCTGTGGAGCGCCGATCTCAAGGGGAAGGTGAGCCTGCTCAGCGAGCAGGACGACACGCTTGGGCTCATCATGCTCGAGCAGGGGGTTGACATCACTGGCGACGCGTGGGGTGACGATGAGTTCTTCGCCGCTCTCGAGGTCGCCGAAGCGCACATTAAGAACGGCGACGTTTACACAGTCAAGGGCAACTCATACACGCAAGACCTACAGAGCGGCGCCGTGCTCGCAGGCATGGCCTGGTCTGGCGACGTGGCGATGCTCAACGAGGAAGAGGGCGAGGAAGTCTGGAAGTTTGTGGTGCCCGAGGCTGGGGCCACACTCTTCATTGACTCGTTCTGCCTCCCAGAAAGCACGGCGGCGTTTGAGCAGTCTCACACTTTGATCGACTACTACTACGAGCCAGAGGTTGCCGCCCAGGTCGCCGAGTACGTGCAGTACGTCACCCCAGTAGCCGGTGCACGCGACGCGATGGCGAAGCTCAACCCAGAAATGGCCGAGAACACACTCGTCTTCCCTGACGACGAGATGTCCGCGCGCATTCACGATATGCGTACCCCGACCGCGCAGGAGGACAACAGGTACGCGCAGGCCTACCAGAAGATCCTCGGGAACTAGCAGGGCAGAGGGCGCAAGCACGAGCGGCGGTGCGGATCAGCTCAAGCTGATCCGCACCGCCGCTTCGCGTGCAGGAGTGAACTACACGCCGAGCAGGGCCTCGATCGGGCCACGCGCGAAGAAGATCACGAACCCAAGGGAGACGATCCAGAGCAGCCAGTGGACCTGCTTCGCACGCCCGGTGAACGCGTGGATAAGCACCCACGAAATGAAGCCGGCGCCGATGCCGTTCGCGATCGAGTAGCTGAGCGGCATGACAGCTGCGGTGAGGAACACAGGCAGCAGCACGCGGAAGTCGCCGAGATCGATGTTCGAGATCTGCGACATCATCATTGCGCCCACGATAACGAGCGCTGCCGCGGCGACCTCTGTCGGGACGATCTGCGTGAGCGGCGTGAAGAACATCGCGAGGAGGAATACGCCGCCGGTGACGATGTTGGCGAGACCCGTACGAGCGCCCTCACCGATACCGGCACCCGACTCGATGAACACAGTTGTCGAAGACGACGAGGTGCCGCCGCCGACAACGGCGCCAACGCCCTCGACGACGAGCGCCGACTTGATGCGTGGGAAGTTGCCTTTTTCGTCGGCGAGCTGAGCCTCGCGCGACAGACCTGTCATCGTGCCCATAGCGTCAAAGAAGTTCGTGAAGAGGAGCGTGAAGACAAGCATGATGACAGTGACAACGCCAACCTTGCCGAAGTCGAAGCTCACGGCCCCAACGAGGCCGAGGTCGGGGACCGCGAACGGGTTGCCCTGCAGCACTGGCTCGGTGAGGCTCCAACCGCCGGGGTTGAGCGAACCGTCAGCACCAAACTTCGGGCCGATCTTCCAGATCGCCTCAACGATCACGGCAATGACGGTGCCGCTGACGAGGCCGATCAGAATGCCGCCCTTCACCTTCTTCGCGACGAGGATGCCAGTCAGCACGAGGGTGACGACGAAGATCACTGTCGGAATTGTCGCGATGAACCCAACGCCCGACGGGCCGAGGCCAACAGGAGGCGACGACTGGCCAGTCGAATCAACGAAGCCCGAGTTCACAAACCCGATAAACGCGATGAAGAAGCCGATACCAACGGTAATAGCGAGCTTCAGCTGTACGGGAACGGCGTCGAAGATCATCCGACGCAGACCAGTTGCCGCGAGCAGCACAATGAGCAGACCGTTGATGATGACGATCGCCATCGCCTCGGGCCACGTGACCTCTTGGACGACGGAGAACGCGAGGAATGCGTTGATGCCGAGGCCTGCTGCAAACGCAAATGGCAGGCGCGACACGATTCCGAAGAGAATTGTCATGACGCCGGCAGCGAGTGCGGTCGCGGCGCTCACCTGACCGAAGTCGAGGATGTTGCCTGCGACGTCTTCCTTGCCCGACAGGATAATCGGGTTGAGGATCACGATGTAGGCCATCGTCACGAAGGTTACGAGTCCACCGCGAACCTCGGTCCCGATCGTTGAACCGCGCTTAGTGATCTCGAAGTAGCGGTCAAGAAAGCCCCGCTCCTTCACCTGCTGTTGTGTGGCGTCTGACACGCACCGCTCCTGTTCCTGAGTGTTGGCTGAACAGGAAAACGGTACCACCTTGCGCCGGGGCTTGGGGCCCGGGCGCAAAGCGGTACCGCTTTGTGAAGGGACGAGAGGGGCTAGCTGACGCCCTTGAGGTCGATGATAAAGATCAGCGTCTTGCCCGAAAGCGGGTGTCCGCCGCTTTCGCCGTAGGCCTGCGCCGGCGGCACGACAAGCTTGCGGCGTCCGCCGACCTTCATTCCGGGAATGCCGACCTGCCAGCCGGGAATCAGGGCCTTGAGCGGGAAGTTCACGGACTCACCGCGGCTCCAGGAGGAGTCGAACTCTTCGCCGGAATCGTACTCAACGCCGAGGTAGTGGACGTCGACTGTGGAACTTGCGGCAGCCTCCGCGCCGTCGCCAACGACGATATCGACGATCTCAAGTTCTGCGGGAGCGGGCCCCTCGGGTGCATCAATCTCTGGCTTAGTAAGCGGTGCATCAGTCATGGGCCCATTCTGACCGATTGCCGACAGCGGCACCATGAGGTTCGCTGAGAGGGGAACTTCTTCTCAGGATCTCCGCCGCGACCTCCCAGACTCAATCGCGACAGGTGAACTGCGCGAACTTAGGCGGTGCGCGACAACGGCTCCAACACGAAAGCCCGGTAATCTAGTTGTGTGAGATTTGCGCATCTAACCCCCGAATCCGGTCCGACCCCCGAACTCTTCATCGAGCGGGGTGACCGGTTTGTCGCACTCCGCGACCTCGGGGAGACCTTCTCCAATTTGCAGGAACTGATCGAGGCGGGCCCCGATGCCCTCGCCCGTATCACCACCGCGTTGGCTGACCTTCCCGACGGTGCGGGAATCCCGAGTGACGGCGTCAGCTACGCCCCCGCGGTCATCAACCCACCCGTCGTTCTCGCGGTGGGGCTCAACTATGACGAGCACGCGAGCGAGCTCGCGCTCGACAACGATTCAGGGCCCGTGCTCTTCACGCTGTTCCCCAACTCCCTGAACGGGCATCAGGGCACTGTCGAGCTGCCGACGCGCATCAGCGAGGAAGTTGACTACGAGGGCGAGCTCGGGGTCATCATTGGCAAGCCTGCAAAGAACGTCACTCCCGAAGAAGCACTCGACTACGTCTTTGGGTACACAGCCATCAATGACATCACCGCGCGCAACGTCCAGTTCGCCGAACCGCAGTGGTCGCGCTGCAAGTCGTTCGACGGTTTCACACCGATCGGCCCAGTCGTTGTGACCGCAGACGAGATCCCTGACCCTCAGGCCCTCGCGATCACCACCGATGTCGACGACCTGCGGGTGCAGGACTCGACGACCGAGTTCATGATCCGCACAGTCGCAGAGCTCATCTCGTCGATCTCGCAGTCGCTCACGATCATGCCCGGAACCGTCATCTCGACGGGCTCCCCCGGCGGCGCCGGTAGGTCACGCAAGCCACCGCTGTATCTCACCGATGGCACCGTCGTGACCGTCACCATCGAGAAGATCGGCGCTGTCACTGCACACTGCGTCTCGATCTAGTCAACGGCAGCCAAACGCGCCCTGCAGCTCGGGGCGCCAGGAGAACCTACGCGGTTGACGCGAGCGAGGCAGCCGAGGCGGCTCGCAACAGAGAATGGCCCTCCAGGAATTCCTGGAGGGCCATTCTCGTGCAATTCGCTTGGCGCTCGGGCGCCGAGACGCTACGCTTCCGGGTTCGGATCGCCCGCGTCGCCAGACGCGGCGTCGTGCTCAATCACCGGGATGGCGCCGGTCTCAGGCGCGAGACCAGCGAGCTTCGATGGCTGCAGGATGTCGTCGAGCTGCGCCTGATCGAGCAGCCCGCGAGACACGACGAGGTCTGATACCTTCGCGTTTGTGGAGAGGGCCTCCTTTGCAAGCTTCGCGGCCTCGGCGTAGCCGATGACAGGCGCAAGCGCGGTGATGACCGTGACCGAACGAGCAACCATGTCCTCAAGGCGATCCTCGTTGGCGGTGATCCCGTCGACGCAGTTCACGCGGAGCGTCTGGCAGGCGCGCTCAAGCCACGTGATCGACTGGAACAGCGAGTGCGCAATGATGGGCTCGAACGCGTTGAGCTGAAGCTGGCCAGCCTCGACGGCCATCGAGACAGTGACATC
Above is a window of Leucobacter aridicollis DNA encoding:
- the rpsO gene encoding 30S ribosomal protein S15, whose amino-acid sequence is MSLPTDVKKAIIEEYATTAGDTGSPEVQVALLSRRIKDLTEHLKEHKHDHHSRRGLLLLVGQRRRLLAYLQKTDIARYRALIERLGLRR
- a CDS encoding NCS2 family permease; translated protein: MSDATQQQVKERGFLDRYFEITKRGSTIGTEVRGGLVTFVTMAYIVILNPIILSGKEDVAGNILDFGQVSAATALAAGVMTILFGIVSRLPFAFAAGLGINAFLAFSVVQEVTWPEAMAIVIINGLLIVLLAATGLRRMIFDAVPVQLKLAITVGIGFFIAFIGFVNSGFVDSTGQSSPPVGLGPSGVGFIATIPTVIFVVTLVLTGILVAKKVKGGILIGLVSGTVIAVIVEAIWKIGPKFGADGSLNPGGWSLTEPVLQGNPFAVPDLGLVGAVSFDFGKVGVVTVIMLVFTLLFTNFFDAMGTMTGLSREAQLADEKGNFPRIKSALVVEGVGAVVGGGTSSSSTTVFIESGAGIGEGARTGLANIVTGGVFLLAMFFTPLTQIVPTEVAAAALVIVGAMMMSQISNIDLGDFRVLLPVFLTAAVMPLSYSIANGIGAGFISWVLIHAFTGRAKQVHWLLWIVSLGFVIFFARGPIEALLGV
- a CDS encoding ABC transporter substrate-binding protein — translated: MRNAPTDPVIAELVRRARSTQLTRRRLLQGLGLGAAAAGTASLAACAPSGPAHGDGSAGKLRWASWTYYLDFDEETQDFTSLSEFMEQSNIDVEYFEDIDDNKMFMAKVKDQLKLDQDTGYDLFTLTDSSLIRLWEQEQLTAFDRALMPNVDAQMIDMVKHSSFDPRREWSIPYQAGMTGLVYNAELYPKGVASVSDLWSADLKGKVSLLSEQDDTLGLIMLEQGVDITGDAWGDDEFFAALEVAEAHIKNGDVYTVKGNSYTQDLQSGAVLAGMAWSGDVAMLNEEEGEEVWKFVVPEAGATLFIDSFCLPESTAAFEQSHTLIDYYYEPEVAAQVAEYVQYVTPVAGARDAMAKLNPEMAENTLVFPDDEMSARIHDMRTPTAQEDNRYAQAYQKILGN
- a CDS encoding FKBP-type peptidyl-prolyl cis-trans isomerase, with protein sequence MTDAPLTKPEIDAPEGPAPAELEIVDIVVGDGAEAAASSTVDVHYLGVEYDSGEEFDSSWSRGESVNFPLKALIPGWQVGIPGMKVGGRRKLVVPPAQAYGESGGHPLSGKTLIFIIDLKGVS
- a CDS encoding fumarylacetoacetate hydrolase family protein, which translates into the protein MRFAHLTPESGPTPELFIERGDRFVALRDLGETFSNLQELIEAGPDALARITTALADLPDGAGIPSDGVSYAPAVINPPVVLAVGLNYDEHASELALDNDSGPVLFTLFPNSLNGHQGTVELPTRISEEVDYEGELGVIIGKPAKNVTPEEALDYVFGYTAINDITARNVQFAEPQWSRCKSFDGFTPIGPVVVTADEIPDPQALAITTDVDDLRVQDSTTEFMIRTVAELISSISQSLTIMPGTVISTGSPGGAGRSRKPPLYLTDGTVVTVTIEKIGAVTAHCVSI
- a CDS encoding DUF4166 domain-containing protein — its product is MTRGRGELLHAGDPVPGGSVFLQALGDEARKLHPEVLKYVAGGGTIGSTVVVEGEFTVAGSRYGRLNLLARPFVGPDLFVTRYERNVPFRVENTIAVEDAAGLGLKSERIFMFRPGPQRFADVLLPSPRPGRLRNRVGASRRVELELRCSVTESGFLRLSSERAWLLFGPLRIRLPAFASVRAEVIDGFDDDAQRNTVRAEVRNPVLGTVLEYRGAFSREVL
- a CDS encoding inositol monophosphatase family protein, with protein sequence MTDSVDVAALAEIAGSLAREVGEGVRAQRAVGVTVAQTKSSLTDVVTAADQEAERLLAAGLRRLRPHDGLLGEEGASTAGTTGVTWVVDPIDGTVNYLYDLPAYAVSVAATVEDGAPGTMSDGRRAVAGAVYVPSSGELFTAWDGGGAYLDGERLSGPTDTELGSTLLATGFGYTVERRTEQAEVLRHVLPRVRDIRRMGSAAVDLCMLAAGRLDAYYERGLQPWDYAAAALIAREAGVVVRGLGDNRAGEELLIAGARGVSAELATLIAEAYRRL
- a CDS encoding ammonium transporter; the protein is MEATDVWTLASSALVLIMTPGLALFYGGLVRVRSVVNMMLFSVSAMGVVGVLWILFGYSMSVFGEGDGWFAGNPLRDFGLMNSDPGEFIGVGFGAVFAMITTALISGAIADRVGLGSWVLFAGVWATLVYFPVAAWVWGGGWIAQLGTWLGTPDVIDLAGGTAIHINAGAAALALALIVGKRHDFAPGAHRPHSIPLVTIGAALLWFGWIGFNAGLAGDAATAGLILVNTLGAPAAAILGWLATDALRGRKPGVIGAASGAVAGLVAITPAAANLAPGFALLLGLLAGAACAFAIEWKFRLGFDDSLDVVGLHLVAGVLGTVYLGFFAFDDGLFTGGDAGLLLVQVISVLGVVIYSFGASLLIALAVKLTTGLRVPAEVEERGIDAAIHGEEAYAFDQDQRA